In one window of Pseudomonas benzenivorans DNA:
- a CDS encoding FimV/HubP family polar landmark protein, translating into MVRVRKLVLAIAAASALSSGMAHALGLGEVTLQSALNQPLVAEIELLEVRDLASNEVLPSLAAPEEFTKAGVDRQYFLTDLKFTPILKPNGKSVIRVTSNKPVREPYLNFLVEVLWPNGRLLREYTLLLDPPLYSPQTAVAATPQLPVAAPAPLSQAAAAPRQSVQAAVPAASPAPAVRSAGGSNEYKTTSNDTLWEIARRVPGGTVHQAMLAIQDLNPDAFIGGNINRMKSGQVLRLPDEQQLKRRSQAEAIAQVASQNAAWREGRGVAARQLDATKRSAAGAAPAQVKSQDSLKLVSVDGGKASSGSDRGAADSKALADKLAVTQESLDSTRRENDELKGRMSDLQGQLDKLQRLIQLKDDQLAKLQADLAKPGQVQAPEAASTAPVAAAEEPAKVEPAQVAAVQPEAAATPSESAPDYNYSEEPASAAQGEAAQPVSEPAVTAAPEPVAVVGEPVVPAAVAEPPAAPAEPVAVQAPQSSALDDLLANPMLLGAAGGGALLVLLVGLMMLSRRNAQKEAELQAGLAAASDENIFDNDMQQASEGFEVFPDALGEEAAAAPAEERVTAQTSDALGEADIYIAYGRFNQAAELLSNAINDEPHRADLRLKLMEVYAELGDREGFARQENELREIGGAGAEVDQLKVRYPAMVAFAGAAMEATAAAGVDDDLDGFSLDDLTLDEPARPTPAAELDDEFDLSLDDLESELESDLQAASTQGSAPEAEGLELDVESSTAPVASLDDDLGFDLSLDDAADENLPLGGELADFSLDIEADGGEAPAAEEDEFLLSLDDEPVSKPVADEISELALDLPEASAGGELDLPADFDLSLDDETVEVQSDDFSARLDEVSAELDQLSAGGPEQAAAAEASGPASVDLEDDDFDFLSGTDETATKLDLARAYIDMGDTEGARDILDEVVAEGDEGQQQEARELIAKLV; encoded by the coding sequence ATGGTTCGGGTTCGCAAACTGGTGCTGGCAATCGCAGCTGCTTCGGCACTGTCCTCCGGTATGGCGCACGCGCTGGGGCTGGGGGAAGTGACCCTGCAATCGGCGCTGAATCAGCCGTTGGTGGCTGAAATCGAATTGTTGGAAGTGCGCGATCTGGCGTCCAATGAAGTCCTGCCGAGCCTGGCGGCTCCCGAAGAATTCACCAAGGCTGGCGTCGATCGTCAGTACTTCCTGACCGACCTCAAGTTCACTCCGATCCTCAAGCCTAACGGCAAGAGTGTGATCCGGGTGACGTCGAACAAGCCGGTGCGCGAACCGTACCTGAACTTTCTGGTAGAGGTGTTGTGGCCCAATGGTCGCCTGCTGCGCGAGTACACCCTGCTGCTCGATCCGCCGCTCTATTCGCCGCAAACCGCAGTCGCGGCTACTCCGCAGTTGCCCGTAGCCGCGCCGGCCCCGCTTTCGCAGGCGGCCGCTGCGCCGCGTCAGAGCGTGCAAGCGGCCGTGCCCGCGGCAAGCCCTGCGCCAGCTGTACGCAGTGCAGGCGGGAGCAACGAGTACAAGACCACGTCTAACGATACGCTCTGGGAAATCGCTCGGCGTGTGCCTGGCGGTACCGTGCATCAGGCCATGCTGGCGATTCAGGACCTGAACCCGGATGCCTTTATCGGCGGCAACATCAATCGCATGAAGAGCGGCCAGGTTCTGCGCCTGCCCGATGAGCAGCAGCTCAAGCGTCGCTCCCAAGCCGAGGCCATTGCTCAGGTCGCCAGTCAGAATGCGGCCTGGCGCGAAGGGCGTGGTGTTGCGGCTCGTCAGCTTGATGCAACCAAGCGTAGCGCTGCTGGCGCGGCACCCGCCCAGGTCAAGTCTCAGGACAGCCTCAAGCTGGTTTCTGTCGATGGCGGCAAGGCCAGCAGCGGCAGCGACAGGGGGGCGGCCGACAGCAAGGCGCTGGCCGATAAGTTGGCCGTCACCCAAGAAAGTCTCGACTCGACTCGCCGTGAGAACGATGAGCTGAAAGGACGCATGAGCGATCTGCAGGGGCAGCTCGACAAGCTACAGCGCCTGATCCAGCTGAAGGATGACCAGTTGGCCAAGTTGCAGGCGGATCTCGCCAAGCCAGGACAGGTCCAGGCGCCAGAGGCCGCGTCGACTGCCCCGGTCGCAGCGGCCGAAGAACCGGCCAAGGTCGAGCCGGCCCAGGTGGCAGCCGTTCAGCCGGAAGCGGCGGCCACTCCGTCGGAGTCCGCGCCGGATTACAACTACAGCGAGGAGCCCGCTTCGGCCGCGCAAGGTGAGGCTGCGCAGCCGGTGTCCGAGCCTGCAGTGACGGCGGCGCCCGAGCCGGTGGCTGTGGTCGGGGAGCCGGTTGTACCTGCTGCTGTCGCTGAGCCGCCAGCGGCACCGGCTGAGCCGGTCGCGGTGCAGGCGCCGCAGTCCAGCGCCCTGGACGACCTTCTGGCCAATCCCATGTTGCTGGGCGCCGCCGGTGGTGGCGCCTTGTTGGTGCTGCTGGTCGGTTTGATGATGTTGTCGCGGCGCAATGCCCAGAAGGAAGCCGAGCTGCAGGCCGGCTTGGCGGCCGCGAGTGACGAGAACATCTTCGATAACGATATGCAGCAGGCGTCCGAAGGGTTCGAGGTATTCCCCGATGCCTTGGGCGAAGAGGCCGCTGCTGCACCTGCCGAGGAGCGTGTCACGGCGCAGACCTCGGATGCTTTGGGTGAAGCGGATATCTATATCGCTTATGGCCGCTTCAATCAGGCTGCCGAGCTGTTGTCCAACGCGATCAACGACGAACCGCATCGTGCGGACCTGCGACTCAAGTTGATGGAGGTCTATGCCGAGCTGGGCGATCGCGAGGGTTTTGCCCGTCAGGAAAACGAGCTGCGCGAGATAGGCGGGGCCGGAGCAGAGGTCGATCAGCTCAAGGTGCGTTACCCGGCCATGGTCGCCTTCGCCGGCGCCGCCATGGAGGCCACCGCAGCTGCTGGCGTCGACGATGATCTGGACGGTTTCAGTCTCGACGATCTGACGTTGGACGAGCCGGCTCGGCCGACTCCTGCGGCTGAGCTGGATGACGAATTCGATTTGAGTCTGGATGACCTCGAAAGCGAACTCGAGAGTGATTTGCAGGCCGCCTCTACTCAGGGTTCGGCCCCAGAGGCCGAAGGTCTGGAATTGGACGTCGAGTCTTCGACCGCGCCGGTCGCCAGCCTGGACGACGATCTAGGCTTCGATCTGAGCCTGGATGATGCTGCCGACGAGAATCTGCCGCTGGGTGGCGAGTTGGCCGACTTCAGCCTGGACATCGAGGCCGACGGCGGCGAGGCCCCGGCGGCAGAGGAAGACGAGTTCCTCCTCAGTCTGGATGACGAGCCGGTTTCTAAGCCTGTCGCGGATGAGATCTCTGAATTGGCGCTCGATCTGCCGGAAGCGAGCGCTGGCGGCGAACTCGACCTGCCGGCCGACTTCGATCTGTCGCTGGACGATGAAACGGTGGAAGTCCAGTCGGATGACTTCTCCGCTCGACTCGATGAGGTGAGCGCCGAACTGGATCAGTTGTCTGCAGGTGGTCCGGAGCAAGCTGCGGCAGCCGAGGCGAGTGGGCCTGCTTCCGTGGATCTGGAGGACGATGATTTCGACTTCCTGTCCGGTACCGACGAGACGGCGACCAAGCTCGATCTGGCCCGTGCCTATATCGATATGGGCGACACCGAAGGTGCGCGCGACATCCTCGATGAGGTGGTTGCCGAGGGCGACGAAGGCCAGCAGCAAGAAGCGCGAGAGTTGATCGCTAAATTGGTTTGA
- the truA gene encoding tRNA pseudouridine(38-40) synthase TruA → MSDALPATAADSAAVGFFKVALGVEYKGSRYRGFQRQRAGVPSIQESLEKALSKVAGGAPVTLSCAGRTDALVHASAQVVHFDTTVERSMHSWVMGANMNLPADISVTWAKLMPAHFDARFCAMARRYRYVIYNDQIRPAHMAEEVTWNHRALDIGLMREAAKALVGTHDFSAFRARQCQAKSPVKTVHHLHLLEHGRFIVLDIRANAFLHHMVRNIAGVLMAIGAGERPVEWAREVLETRVRRTGGVTAHPYGLYLVQVDYPEEFDLPRRYLGPHFLSGLPDVAADA, encoded by the coding sequence ATGTCTGATGCACTACCCGCAACGGCAGCCGATTCGGCTGCCGTTGGTTTTTTCAAGGTCGCCCTCGGTGTCGAGTACAAGGGCTCCCGCTACCGCGGTTTCCAGCGTCAGCGCGCAGGGGTGCCGTCTATTCAGGAGTCTCTGGAGAAGGCCTTGTCCAAGGTGGCCGGCGGCGCGCCGGTCACCCTGAGCTGTGCCGGTCGTACCGATGCCCTGGTGCATGCCAGCGCCCAGGTGGTGCACTTCGATACGACTGTCGAGCGCTCCATGCATTCCTGGGTCATGGGCGCGAACATGAACCTGCCGGCCGACATCAGTGTGACCTGGGCCAAGCTCATGCCGGCGCATTTCGATGCGCGTTTCTGTGCCATGGCCCGGCGCTATCGCTACGTGATCTACAACGATCAGATCCGCCCGGCGCATATGGCCGAAGAGGTCACCTGGAATCACCGAGCGCTGGATATCGGGCTCATGCGCGAGGCGGCCAAGGCGCTGGTGGGTACCCATGACTTTAGCGCCTTCCGCGCGCGCCAGTGTCAGGCCAAGTCGCCGGTGAAGACGGTGCATCATCTGCATCTACTCGAGCATGGCCGCTTTATCGTGCTGGATATTCGTGCCAACGCCTTCCTGCACCATATGGTCCGCAACATTGCCGGCGTGCTGATGGCCATAGGTGCCGGGGAGCGGCCGGTGGAGTGGGCGCGAGAAGTGCTCGAAACGCGGGTGCGCCGCACGGGGGGCGTCACCGCTCATCCCTATGGGTTGTATCTGGTGCAGGTCGATTATCCAGAGGAGTTCGACCTCCCCAGGCGTTATCTCGGGCCGCATTTCCTTTCCGGCCTGCCAGATGTGGCGGCTGACGCCTAG
- a CDS encoding phosphoribosylanthranilate isomerase: MPVVRSKICGITRVEDALIAVEAGADAIGLVFYAKSPRAVSVPQARAIVAALPPFVTTVGLFVDASADELNAVLRAVPLDLLQFHGDETAASCEAVGRPYMKALRVRPGDDVAARIEPYASAAGILLDTYVAGVPGGTGETFDWSLVPRGLTKPVVLAGGLTPENVAAAITRVRPYGVDVSGGVEASKGIKDAEKIRAFVSAVRAA; this comes from the coding sequence TTGCCAGTCGTTCGCAGCAAGATCTGTGGAATTACCCGCGTAGAGGATGCTCTGATCGCCGTCGAGGCCGGTGCGGATGCGATCGGCCTGGTGTTCTATGCCAAGAGCCCGCGGGCGGTCAGCGTGCCTCAAGCGCGAGCGATCGTCGCCGCGCTGCCGCCCTTCGTGACCACGGTGGGCCTGTTCGTCGATGCCAGTGCCGATGAGTTGAATGCTGTCCTGCGCGCAGTGCCGCTGGACCTGTTGCAGTTCCATGGTGATGAAACGGCTGCCTCCTGCGAGGCCGTTGGCCGTCCTTATATGAAGGCGCTGCGGGTCAGGCCGGGGGACGACGTCGCGGCGCGCATCGAGCCCTATGCCAGTGCCGCGGGAATACTGCTGGATACTTATGTGGCGGGTGTTCCAGGCGGTACTGGCGAGACGTTCGACTGGTCCCTGGTGCCCCGAGGTTTGACCAAGCCCGTTGTTCTGGCCGGTGGCCTGACGCCAGAGAACGTGGCGGCGGCCATTACCCGGGTCAGGCCCTATGGGGTCGATGTCAGTGGTGGGGTGGAGGCAAGCAAGGGCATCAAGGATGCCGAGAAGATCCGTGCGTTCGTGAGCGCCGTCCGGGCAGCCTGA
- the accD gene encoding acetyl-CoA carboxylase, carboxyltransferase subunit beta, which produces MSNWLVDKLIPSIMRSEVKKSSVPEGLWHKCPSCEAVLYKPELEKTLDVCPKCNHHMRIDARARLDIFLDAEGREEIGADLEPVDRLKFRDSKKYKDRLVSAQKQTGEKDALIAMRGTLEKMPVVTCAFEFSFMGGSMGAIVGERFVRAANVALEQRCPLICFSASGGARMQEALISLMQMAKTSAALARLREEGIPFISVLTDPVYGGVSASLAMLGDVIVAEPRALIGFAGPRVIEQTVREKLPEGFQRSEFLLEHGAIDMIIPRAELRPRLAKLLAQLMRLPSPAALPVTA; this is translated from the coding sequence ATGAGCAACTGGTTGGTAGACAAACTGATCCCATCGATCATGCGTTCCGAGGTCAAGAAGAGTTCGGTGCCCGAGGGGCTCTGGCACAAGTGCCCCTCCTGCGAGGCGGTGCTCTACAAGCCCGAGTTGGAGAAGACCCTGGATGTCTGCCCCAAGTGCAACCACCACATGCGTATCGATGCGCGCGCCCGTCTGGATATCTTCCTCGATGCCGAGGGGCGCGAGGAGATCGGGGCCGATCTGGAGCCGGTCGATCGCCTGAAGTTCCGCGACAGCAAGAAGTACAAGGATCGCCTGGTGTCGGCGCAGAAGCAGACCGGCGAGAAGGATGCGTTGATCGCCATGCGCGGTACCCTGGAGAAAATGCCGGTGGTGACCTGCGCCTTCGAGTTTTCCTTCATGGGGGGCTCCATGGGCGCAATCGTCGGTGAGCGCTTCGTGCGCGCGGCCAACGTAGCCCTGGAGCAGCGTTGCCCGTTGATCTGTTTCTCCGCCTCCGGTGGCGCGCGCATGCAGGAGGCGCTGATCTCTCTGATGCAGATGGCCAAGACCTCGGCGGCGCTGGCGCGTCTGCGCGAAGAGGGTATTCCGTTCATCTCGGTGCTGACCGACCCGGTCTATGGTGGCGTGTCCGCCAGTCTGGCGATGCTCGGCGACGTGATAGTCGCCGAGCCGCGGGCCCTGATCGGCTTCGCCGGCCCGCGGGTGATCGAGCAGACGGTGCGCGAAAAGTTGCCCGAAGGCTTCCAGCGCAGCGAGTTCCTCCTCGAACACGGTGCGATCGACATGATCATCCCGCGTGCGGAGTTGCGCCCGCGTCTGGCCAAGCTGCTCGCACAGCTGATGCGTCTGCCGTCCCCAGCTGCGCTGCCGGTCACTGCATGA
- the folC gene encoding bifunctional tetrahydrofolate synthase/dihydrofolate synthase: protein MIERSLADWLAYLERLHPSAIDMGLERSRAVAERLGLGKPAPLVITVTGTNGKGSTCAFLAALLQDQGRRVGVYSSPHLLRYNERVQIAGSEASDASLCEAFTAVEAARGEISLTYFEMGTLAAFWLFQRAQLDAVVLEVGLGGRLDAVNLIDADLALVTSIGLDHAEWLGDTRESVAFEKAGIFRAGTPALCGDPQPPQPLLDQAALLAAPLYLRGRDYDLGVDARCWSWGGVDAQGKELRLERLPLLDLPMENAALALQAFALLGLPWQAERIAAALTQTRVTGRLDRRAVNWRGKPLTLLLDVGHNPHAAGYLAQRLAARPATGERLAVFGLLADKDLAGVVAPLLGEIAHWAVTSLPTARSRPVAELEAHLHNCAARVSAYADVQSALLAQCERASAGDEILLFGSFYCVAEALDWLARHATGDVQDGFAG from the coding sequence ATGATCGAGCGCTCCCTGGCCGATTGGCTGGCTTATCTGGAGCGACTGCACCCCTCGGCTATCGATATGGGGCTGGAGCGCTCCAGGGCGGTAGCTGAGCGCTTGGGTCTGGGCAAGCCGGCGCCTCTGGTGATCACCGTCACCGGCACCAATGGCAAGGGCTCGACCTGCGCCTTCCTGGCCGCCCTGCTGCAAGACCAGGGACGGCGGGTCGGGGTGTACAGCTCGCCGCACTTGCTGCGCTACAACGAGCGGGTGCAGATCGCCGGTAGCGAGGCCAGCGATGCCTCGCTCTGTGAGGCCTTTACCGCTGTCGAGGCAGCGCGAGGCGAAATTTCCCTGACCTATTTCGAGATGGGCACGCTGGCGGCTTTCTGGTTGTTTCAGCGTGCGCAACTGGATGCCGTGGTGCTGGAAGTGGGGCTGGGCGGGCGGCTGGATGCGGTCAATCTGATCGATGCCGACCTGGCCCTGGTCACCAGTATCGGCCTGGATCATGCCGAGTGGCTGGGAGACACCCGCGAGTCGGTCGCTTTCGAAAAAGCCGGAATCTTTCGCGCGGGTACGCCGGCCTTGTGCGGCGACCCGCAGCCGCCGCAGCCCTTGCTGGATCAGGCGGCGCTATTGGCTGCGCCGCTGTATCTGCGCGGGCGCGACTACGACCTTGGTGTCGATGCCCGCTGCTGGTCCTGGGGCGGGGTGGACGCTCAGGGCAAAGAGCTGCGCTTGGAGCGGCTGCCGCTGCTCGATCTGCCGATGGAGAATGCCGCCTTGGCGCTGCAGGCCTTTGCCTTGCTTGGGCTGCCCTGGCAGGCTGAGCGGATCGCTGCTGCCTTGACGCAGACCCGGGTTACCGGTCGCCTGGATCGCCGGGCTGTGAATTGGCGGGGCAAGCCACTCACGTTGCTGCTGGATGTTGGGCATAATCCCCATGCCGCCGGGTACCTGGCGCAACGGCTGGCGGCCAGGCCGGCGACTGGCGAGCGTCTGGCGGTGTTCGGGCTGCTGGCCGATAAGGATCTGGCTGGGGTGGTCGCGCCGCTGTTGGGCGAGATTGCGCATTGGGCCGTGACTTCGCTGCCGACCGCTCGCAGCCGTCCGGTCGCCGAGTTGGAAGCGCACCTGCACAATTGCGCGGCGCGGGTGAGCGCATATGCCGATGTGCAATCGGCATTGCTGGCACAGTGTGAGCGGGCGTCGGCAGGGGATGAAATTCTGCTGTTCGGATCTTTTTATTGCGTGGCCGAGGCCCTGGACTGGTTGGCCCGGCATGCCACGGGGGATGTGCAGGATGGCTTTGCTGGATAA
- a CDS encoding SPOR domain-containing protein: MALLDKGLKQRMVGALVLLALAVIFLPMLLSRQDELRQVVVEAPAMPEAPAMPQIEMQPVTVPEPQVLPEEPVPEQPDAQDAVDPVQPVPVPAPVVEPEAVAAAPAQPAAVPPAPASRLDVNSLPISWSVQLASLSSRSGAENLQKTLRSQGYNAYIRSVDGMNRVFVGPLIERAEADRLRDQLKRQHKLNGFVVRFQPERS, encoded by the coding sequence ATGGCTTTGCTGGATAAAGGGCTGAAGCAGCGGATGGTGGGGGCCCTGGTGCTGCTGGCGCTGGCGGTGATCTTCCTGCCGATGTTGCTGTCGCGTCAGGACGAGTTGCGTCAGGTGGTGGTCGAGGCGCCGGCCATGCCGGAGGCGCCAGCCATGCCGCAGATCGAGATGCAGCCGGTCACGGTGCCGGAGCCCCAGGTTCTGCCGGAAGAGCCGGTGCCCGAGCAGCCGGATGCGCAGGATGCGGTCGACCCGGTGCAGCCTGTTCCTGTCCCGGCCCCCGTCGTCGAGCCTGAAGCAGTGGCGGCGGCCCCCGCGCAGCCCGCGGCTGTACCACCGGCTCCCGCCAGTCGTCTGGATGTCAACAGCTTGCCGATCAGTTGGTCCGTGCAACTGGCCAGCCTGTCCAGCCGCAGCGGGGCCGAGAACCTGCAGAAGACCCTGCGCAGTCAGGGCTACAACGCCTATATCCGCAGTGTGGACGGCATGAACCGAGTGTTCGTCGGTCCGTTGATCGAGCGCGCCGAGGCCGACCGCCTGCGCGATCAGCTCAAGCGTCAGCACAAACTCAACGGCTTCGTCGTGCGCTTTCAGCCGGAGCGCAGTTGA
- a CDS encoding CvpA family protein, translated as MAFTWVDWAIIAIIAVSSLISLSRGFVKEALSLLTWIVAGVVAWMFGGALSQHLTEFIETPSARVIAACAFLFVVTLMVGALVNYLVGELIRVTGLSGTDRFLGMVFGAARGGLLVVVLVGLLSLAPVQQDPWWQQSTLLPHFLMVADWSKNLILGVSSEWLASGVDASAPLPFKEGLLQPKLP; from the coding sequence GTGGCATTTACCTGGGTCGATTGGGCGATTATCGCCATCATCGCCGTATCGAGTCTGATCAGTCTGAGCCGTGGCTTCGTCAAGGAAGCCCTGTCGTTGCTCACCTGGATCGTTGCCGGCGTCGTTGCCTGGATGTTCGGCGGCGCCTTGTCGCAACACCTCACAGAATTCATCGAAACCCCGTCGGCGCGCGTGATCGCCGCCTGCGCCTTCCTCTTTGTCGTCACCTTGATGGTGGGGGCGTTGGTCAATTACCTGGTCGGCGAGCTGATCCGGGTCACCGGTCTGTCCGGCACCGACCGTTTTCTCGGCATGGTGTTCGGTGCCGCCCGGGGCGGGCTGTTGGTCGTGGTGCTGGTCGGCCTGCTCAGCCTGGCGCCGGTGCAACAGGATCCTTGGTGGCAGCAGTCGACGCTGTTGCCGCACTTTCTAATGGTTGCGGACTGGTCGAAGAACCTCATCCTCGGGGTGTCCAGCGAGTGGCTGGCTAGCGGCGTCGACGCATCGGCGCCGCTGCCGTTCAAAGAGGGTCTCTTGCAGCCTAAACTGCCGTAA
- the purF gene encoding amidophosphoribosyltransferase has translation MCGIVGIVGKSNVNQALYDGLTVLQHRGQDAAGIVTSHDGRLFLRKDNGLVRDVFQQRHMQRLVGHMGIGHVRYPTAGSSSSAEAQPFYVNSPYGITLAHNGNLTNVEQLAKEIYESDLRHVNTNSDSEVLLNVFAHELALRGQLQPTEEDVFAAVSDVHKRCRGGYAVVAMITGYGIVGFRDPNGIRPIVFGQRHTDEGVEYMIASESVSLDVLGFTLIRDLAPGEAVYITEDGKLFTRQCAENPRYSPCIFEHVYLARPDSIMDGVSVYKARLRMGEKLAEKIQRERPDHDIDVVIPIPDTSRTAALELANHLGVKFREGFVKNRYIGRTFIMPGQAARKKSVRQKLNAIELEFRGKNVMLVDDSIVRGTTCKQIIQMAREAGAKNVYFCSAAPAVRYPNVYGIDMPSAHELIAHNRSTEQVAELIGADWLVYQDLNDLIDAVGGGKVKIEHFDCAVFDGQYVTGDVDEAYLDKIEQARNDATKAKSQAVSAIIDLYNN, from the coding sequence ATGTGTGGCATTGTCGGTATCGTCGGTAAATCGAACGTCAATCAGGCGCTGTATGATGGGCTTACCGTTCTGCAGCACCGCGGCCAGGATGCTGCCGGTATCGTCACCAGCCATGATGGACGGCTGTTCCTGCGCAAGGATAACGGCCTGGTGCGCGATGTGTTCCAGCAGCGCCACATGCAGCGTCTGGTCGGCCACATGGGCATCGGGCATGTGCGCTACCCGACCGCCGGCAGCTCCAGCTCCGCCGAGGCGCAGCCGTTCTACGTCAACTCGCCTTATGGCATCACCCTGGCGCACAACGGCAACCTGACCAACGTCGAGCAGCTGGCCAAGGAGATCTACGAGTCCGACCTGCGTCACGTCAACACCAACTCCGACTCGGAAGTGCTGCTCAACGTGTTCGCCCACGAACTGGCCCTGCGCGGCCAGCTGCAGCCGACCGAGGAAGACGTGTTCGCCGCGGTCAGCGATGTGCACAAGCGCTGCCGCGGCGGTTACGCGGTGGTGGCGATGATCACCGGTTACGGCATCGTCGGCTTCCGCGACCCTAACGGCATTCGGCCGATCGTCTTCGGTCAGCGCCACACCGACGAGGGCGTGGAGTACATGATCGCCTCGGAAAGCGTGTCGCTGGACGTGCTCGGCTTCACCCTGATCCGTGACTTGGCACCCGGTGAGGCGGTGTACATCACCGAGGACGGCAAGCTGTTCACCCGCCAATGTGCGGAGAACCCGCGCTACTCGCCGTGCATCTTCGAGCATGTCTACCTGGCGCGTCCGGATTCGATCATGGACGGCGTCTCGGTGTACAAGGCGCGCCTGCGCATGGGCGAGAAGCTGGCCGAGAAGATTCAGCGCGAGCGGCCCGATCACGACATCGACGTGGTCATTCCGATTCCCGATACCAGCCGCACCGCGGCGCTGGAGCTGGCCAATCACCTGGGAGTGAAGTTCCGCGAGGGCTTCGTCAAGAACCGTTACATCGGTCGTACCTTCATCATGCCCGGCCAGGCGGCGCGCAAGAAGTCCGTGCGGCAGAAGCTCAATGCCATCGAGCTGGAGTTCCGCGGCAAGAACGTGATGCTGGTGGATGACTCCATCGTGCGGGGTACCACCTGCAAGCAGATCATTCAGATGGCCCGCGAGGCCGGGGCGAAGAACGTCTATTTCTGTTCGGCGGCGCCGGCGGTGCGCTACCCCAACGTCTACGGCATCGACATGCCCAGCGCCCACGAGCTGATCGCCCACAACCGCAGCACCGAGCAGGTCGCCGAGCTGATCGGTGCCGATTGGCTGGTGTACCAGGACCTCAACGATCTGATCGATGCGGTCGGTGGCGGTAAGGTCAAGATCGAGCACTTCGACTGTGCGGTATTCGATGGCCAGTACGTCACCGGGGATGTCGACGAGGCCTACCTGGACAAGATCGAGCAGGCGCGCAACGATGCCACCAAGGCCAAGTCCCAGGCGGTCAGTGCGATCATCGACCTGTACAACAACTAA
- a CDS encoding O-succinylhomoserine sulfhydrylase, whose amino-acid sequence MTQDWDAGRLDSDLDGVGFDTLAVRAGQRRTPEGEHSEALFPTSSYVFRTAADAAARFAGEVPGNVYSRYTNPTVRAFEERIAALEGAEQAVATASGMSAILAIVMSLCSGGDHVLVSRSVFGSTISLFEKYLKRFGIEVDYVALSDLDAWQAACRPTTKLLFVESPSNPLAELVDIAALAQIAHDRGALLAVDNCFCTPALQQPLKLGADVVMHSATKYIDGQGRGMGGVVAGKAELMKEIVGFLRTAGPTLSPFNAWIFLKGLETLRVRMQAHCASTLQLAEWLEQQAGVERVYYAGLPSHPQHELARRQQSAFGAVVSFEVAGGKEAAWRFIDATRVISITTNLGDTKTTIAHPATTSHGRLSPAERANAGIRDNLIRVAVGLEDLADLKADLARGLAAL is encoded by the coding sequence ATGACGCAAGATTGGGATGCCGGACGGCTGGACAGCGACCTGGACGGAGTCGGCTTCGATACCCTGGCGGTACGCGCGGGTCAGCGCCGGACCCCGGAAGGCGAGCACAGCGAGGCGCTGTTCCCCACCTCCAGCTACGTGTTCCGCACCGCGGCCGATGCGGCCGCGCGCTTTGCCGGTGAGGTGCCCGGCAACGTCTATTCCCGCTACACCAATCCCACGGTGCGAGCCTTCGAGGAGCGCATCGCCGCACTGGAGGGCGCTGAACAGGCGGTCGCCACGGCCTCCGGCATGTCGGCGATCCTGGCCATCGTCATGAGCCTGTGCAGTGGCGGCGATCACGTGCTGGTCTCGCGTAGCGTGTTCGGCTCGACCATCAGTCTGTTCGAGAAGTACCTCAAGCGTTTCGGCATCGAAGTCGATTATGTCGCCTTGTCCGACCTGGATGCGTGGCAGGCGGCCTGTCGCCCCACTACCAAGCTGCTGTTCGTCGAGTCGCCCTCCAATCCTCTGGCCGAGCTGGTCGATATCGCCGCGTTGGCGCAGATCGCCCATGATCGAGGCGCGCTGCTGGCGGTGGACAACTGCTTCTGTACCCCGGCGCTGCAGCAGCCGCTGAAGCTGGGGGCGGACGTGGTGATGCACTCGGCGACCAAGTACATCGACGGCCAGGGCCGTGGCATGGGCGGCGTGGTGGCCGGCAAGGCGGAGCTGATGAAGGAAATCGTCGGCTTCCTGCGCACGGCCGGGCCGACCCTCAGTCCGTTCAACGCCTGGATCTTCCTCAAAGGCCTGGAAACCTTGCGTGTACGCATGCAGGCGCACTGCGCCAGCACCCTGCAACTGGCCGAGTGGCTCGAGCAGCAGGCAGGAGTGGAGCGCGTCTACTATGCAGGCCTGCCCAGTCATCCCCAGCATGAGCTGGCCCGGCGGCAGCAGAGCGCCTTCGGCGCCGTGGTCAGCTTCGAGGTGGCGGGGGGCAAGGAGGCGGCCTGGCGCTTCATCGACGCGACGCGGGTGATCTCCATCACCACCAACCTGGGCGATACCAAGACCACCATCGCCCACCCGGCCACTACCTCCCATGGGCGGCTGTCGCCGGCCGAGCGGGCCAATGCCGGCATCCGCGACAACCTGATCCGCGTGGCGGTGGGGCTGGAAGACCTGGCCGACCTCAAGGCCGACCTGGCCCGAGGGTTGGCCGCACTCTGA